ATAGTCTTACATGAGTTTTTATCTTCaatgttaaaattaaaatgactgtATCCCCTGATTGTAACCCACATGCtacatatacatatttattcCCTTCCATCATTTGTAGTTAGATGACTTAAATATACATGTGTAATATGCTCTCATGTGGTTGAACTATCCCCAAACTCTCACTGGCTCTCACCCTCACGGAGTGATTCAGCTCATTCCTGTGGTTTCAGGTCTGGCAGCTTTATGGTTTTAATCCAACAGGTTTCAGAAGCATGCAGCTGTTTACAGTTTAATAGTTATGGGCAATGCCATGCACACTCAGGGAGCGAGTAGCTTGAGAGCACATTGGTGCCTTTAGCagataaagagataaagagCCAAACACTTTGAGTCATAGAGAGAAGAAGTGGAGAGAATCAAAACTCCTCTAGATGTGCTGTTCCTTTAGCAGGATGTGTAATAGGGCACTGCGCTCTGTCATGTAagactcaaacatgttttatgttggTGTTACACGGATCATTTCGATCTTGAATTTTTAAGTTAGAAATggccaaaatacacacaaacaggacctgtggacatgcattagtggagagatgtcagagtgaggcgaCCCTCCAGGTTTCCatcccaagtccctacagattgacctactgccgccccaaataTTTGTCCtgcttttttgtgcttttatatcAGAATCGTTTTCTAAAAGTAAATTTACACAAACAGgcaatttgacttggtgttttggtgcaaagaaataaaagagtaaGAAGCTATGAAAGCTATGAAGTGCTCCTGCTGACAGGGAACTTAAATAGAAtaagacaaaaatataaaatacaatatgtaTGTAAAGAACACAAAGTGTACAAATGGTGGTGCAATGGAGGAGCTGTACAGTCGTGCAGGTAAACAACATGGTAAATAGTTTGAGTTGTTAATTAGGTTTAATTGGTTATCTTGGCTGTACTCCATGCAGCTTTTTCTGATCCCATAGTCTGGGTATTATTCTTGCTGACGGAGCTAAATCCTGATTCATGTTGAAATAAAACTGAACTTTTCTAACTGTGAACAAATACTCGAAAATGTCTTATTAGAAAATAATAATGTGCGAGAACTCACCGATAAAATTCAAGAAAGTGAACGTGACCAGCAGGTTGGCGGCCCAGTTGAAGCAGTTTGTGAACGCGAAGGCCCGCCCTCTGATTGCAGCTGGAAATATTTCACTCAGGAGAAGCCACGTCACTGTCGAAGACAAAGGACGCCTTATTGTTTCACTGAAATCACCCACAAGACAAGGCAACTTTCTCTGTTGTAGAATAGAACTGGACTGATATGGGATCTTTGAGACTAAGACTGATGCTGATtttagaggggagggggggacaatACCCATTTCCAACAACATTGTGATTTTTGAAGCTGGAATGAAAATAGCTCTTCTCTATTTGGATTGTGCACAGATTTGCTTCAATATATCACCTCCAGGAAACTCAGAATGCTTCTTTCTTTAAAACCCTGACACTCTTTGTGATACACTGTAAACATATTTTAGCACAGAACAAAGTCTGCTTGTCTCTGATGCTCCGCTACACGTCTGCAGAAAGTGTTGAGTGGGCTGTATAAACGACAGACTATGGAGCGCAGTCTGATGAACAAACTAAAGACACAAGACacatgggaaaggagccacatgttggattCAGACCTATAGGCCTCCTGCTTGGACGGCTTAACCTTCTGTAGGTTAAGCACATTTTAGAATTTATGTGATCTGATGATACTTGTATATAAAGTATTCTAATATCACACTTTATTTGATAATGGTATTTAATTCAGAAGATAACAGCTCCATGATATTTACTTATGTATGCTGATAGCGTGGTTGTGTTAGAACACAAATTGCTTTGTGAAGCTTTAATGACTTTTCAGTATTTTAAGTATCTGTTATTTTCTAAACTTGCCTTTGTAcagaagccctaagaggacaagcttcaaacatttttttttgtgtaaaaacatgtacattttCGATTGTTTTCCTGAGATCTAGTTTGGATACTTGCTCACTTGTGGCAAGCCAATTTCTGTAGTTTGATCGGGAATCTTGAAAAATAACCTCATTAcgatgtgaaaatgtgaaataatatgTATTGATTTATGTGcacttagggcttccatacctttgatttagattttattttgctGCCTTTTGCGAAGCCCTTTGTTTTGTTGGATTTTGAGGATTGCACTAGAAGCAAAGgtaatttttgtttgtatttcacatttaaatcagcaattcaaaatgaaaaccttGACATCTAAACCAttacaaaaagacaaatattcagTAAAATACTAACTTGGTCCAAATCCAACGGCGTATGCACTGACGACAGCCATCAAGCAGAAGAGAATGATCCAGTTCACGACGTGATTATGGACGCTGGGCGACGATTCCAGAGACGTGTTCGTTGAATTCTGTCCAAATTGATGAAGTATCTCATcctcagtttgtgttttgttataCAGGAGTCTTTGGTTCTCTTTAAAAGGTGTTTCGGTTACTGACTGgttaaaaacagtcaaatgagGCAGATCCGTGTTGTTAACATTGAAGTTTGTAGAGTTACACGGCGTCTGAGCGTCCATCGCTGACTGTCCACCGAGGAGGCCGATGGTTATCATGCACAACGCCATCACAGAGCATCCGCTGATGAGCAGAGGCCTCCTGCCCACCCTGTCCGAGAACACCATGGAGGTCAGAGTGGCGACCACTTTGACCAACCCCAACCCCACGGAGGCCAGCAGCGCAGAGGCATCGCTGTGAAACCCGACAGAGTGGAAGATGGTGGAGGCGTAGAGGAGGACGTTGGGCTGGCCGGTGAACTGCTGAAAGAGCACCAGACCGAGACCAATGACAGTCCGAGTCCTCATGTTGTCTTCACGCTGGAAGAAGTACCAGCTGCTGCTCTGAATATTCTTGTTTTCGACTACTGTTGAGTCTTCTGGTGATTCTTGGTTTTCGCCGTCGCCGATGAGGTTTCTTTCCGCTTGCGAGCACTCTCTTTGGCTTAAAGATTTGTTAGTGTTTGATGGAAGAAACAAGACACAAACCAGCTGAATAAAAGTTGGAACTACTGCTAATCCAAACATCCACTTCCACCCTCTTGTCAAGTCAGACAGTATGTAGTTCATGGCGTAAGCTGCCAGGATGCCCACGGTGACTCCAGCTTCGTACAGGGTCACCAGGAAGCCCCTGTGATCCGGGGTAACCATCTCGGACACAAAGATGCAGCAGGACATGGAGGATATACACATGGCGAACCCCACCGTGATCCTGCCCACCACCAGTGCAGGATACGAGCTGATGAGCAGGATCAGACTGCCGGTCAGGATCAGGATGTTGCTGAAGATGATGGACTTCCTGCGGCCCTGGTGGTCGATCAGGCAGCCGCCCACTATAGAGGCCAGCAGAGCCCCGACCAGCAAGGAGCTGACCAGAACCTCCTGCTGGACGCATGACAGTCCGAAGTCGGCCTTGAGCTGCAGCAAAGCGCCTGAGATGATGCCCAACTCGTAACCAAAGACCAGGCCTCCCAAAGTGGACACAGCACTGGCCAACAGGAGGATTGCCCTACCTGAGTGGGGGGGATAACAGAGGGGTTTTTGAAAAGTGCGCCCAAGCAAAAGACTGAATTACATATATTTAAATTTCTAAAGAATCTCTATGGGGAATTAGGAGTTTTCCATTTTCATTAGAACATCTGGATTCAGGATTTGCTGAATCATTGTCCAACCCACCATCATGGTAACTCTCTTTAACGCATGAGGACCCAAACCTGGCCCGGGAGCTGTGCCGGTCCACTCTTCATAATGGCTATAGTCCAGATTTTGAACTGACATTATCCATTTCTGGGTCTCTCACCTCTTTCACACGcaccctgttttgttttcaaacatgAACAGGTCCAATGGGATCTGGGAACATCTTTTCATGGTCCATTAGAGTACGGGTTAGTCAAATTGAACCCAAAAAGGCCTCTACATTAAGGCCAGGCAAGACAGACCTTGTGGTGCAGTACAACTGTCAGTATGCCCACTACAAAAATAACTTCAGCATTACATGAACTAATCCATTAAACATTCTTGTTCCTTCTTCTCATTAGCAGAAATCTTGTAGAAGTTGCAGTTTTTCATGCTCAAGTCCACAGCATGCTACCTAAAGGTTACATATTATGCATGATacacaaaatacacttcaccatgtttttctaacactaacatgtgtccctggcccgtctacaaaccccccaatgataagaaaagtccatcctctccatcttttgcctgctccacttttcagaaaatgtgtgctcaaacagaccgtttggagattttcccttcatgacatcacaaagggcagtaacccctccccccaggtgggtgacactcccacagctaggtgtttgttctgccctctgagtctgcattTCCACCTTAAACTACAAGGTAGGAGCAAGAAAgcacaagcccttccagagagggggcgtggtcagacacagctcatttacatttaaaggtacagacacagaaacagcctgttctgagcagggctgaaatagaggggtttataggcatgatcaaatacaggatcagagtggatttagaacaagaaacttcacagacatgtttcggagagctctgagacttatttaaactttttcaaaaggaggacaatatgtgacctttaagtattAATGCAAAAGTAGTTACAATCTAATATCTGGAACAAGCCAATCTGGATACTGAGCATCATAGCTTTATGTGTTAGTACATTTGAGTGACAATATGTCTTGAATAAACTtagataaatatatttatatatggcagaaaaagagaaagttacTCATCTGCCCTATAGACTGGACTTCTTATGTGTAAGTGTTAACCTCAGATACATATAGTGACTGGAGGAGAGCAGCCAAACAGACAAAATCTTCTGCTTCAGTCAGTTGTCTAAATGTGAAAGTGTTCGGGTGACTAATTTGAAAAGTAGACTCATAAGGGTTagaaagacaacaaataaaCCTGATATTCCAGTATGATTGTCTCGCATGTCTCTGATAGGAAACCTTAAAGttacacaatacaaacaacCAAATGGTAATAAATGATTTACTGAAGAGAATGAGCGTAATGCAATAGATGAAATggtaatatatatatcaatcaCAGTGCTTTGTCCTTTAGAAAATCAATTAAACAGATTTAACGCAGTTGTGCATTTGACACTGTATCAGGTTTTTCCCGGTGTATCTTATCTCGGGAAAGTGTCGAGAATAAGTTTTGATATCTTTGTCGTTCTATTTGGTTTCCAAATGAATGATACAAATGATATCACTCTGAGTGTTCTGCAGCCGTGCCTCTCATTAACCCGAGTCTTTCATGTTCAGTGACATTGACAGAAATGCAAATGAGGCAGGCTGCGATCCAAATGAAGGCTGCTGAATGTCAGTCCTTCTTAAAGAGTAGCTttactgacacagacacagtccAGATGAGAACTcatcaatgttttattttaacatttaattgattgtttttaataagttcatgataaaaaaaaaaaaaccttgtttgTCTAAATGTAGTATCGGAAACACTGGCACAAAATGTCACACTAAGCAGCTTTACAGGGAGATCTAAACCTTATCTGACTTTTATAGCTCAACATACTTTATATTAAAGTAGATAAAATGCACTTAGACCTGCGTGATCATATTCCCAACATTATTGTTTTACACTTACCCATTGCCTCTCTCCTGCTATGTGCACATTGTAGTCAGGCTCTCCcggttttaatttgtttaatggAAGACATCCTCTGTGGAAAAAGAAGCACAAGTATAATATTATTAAAATGTCGTTCCAATCTCCAGTTTCTGCAGCACTCTCCTGGTCTGGTCCCCACGGCGAGTCCTGCTCAGAGAACGGACAGCCCAGAAGAGCCTGTTGCAGCCCCGTCTCCACGGCAACCGTTTTGTTGATTGCCATGATTTCACTAGGAGGGGGTCCACTTGAGATGGAATCAGcaaaacacacagctgtgtaGCAAACAGTTATCGTCTGATAACGACACAGGAGTGAGgaatttagtgtgtgtgtgtgtgtgtgtgcgcctctgACTCGACAACTAGGAGGAATGTGCACCTGTGTGATGACAAAATCAACTTCACAGCTCAGATTAGAAAGACTAAAGGTCTCACAGAAATCCACTGGGAGACATCCAAGAATTGAACACAGGGCAGTTCTGTGAGTACTCACTGGACTTATTTCGGGTTTCAAACTGAAATCCATATCCCATCGACCCCGTCAACATCCTAATGATCGTGAAGATTGCAAAATTTTAGCCCCGCTTAGCTCTTTGTCCAGTGAATTTCAACGTACTAGCTCCTATTTATAGAGCTAAGCTGTTAACCCACTATAACAGCAACCAGCAAGtcataaatacactttgtccaaacattttctttttatgcttCAGGGCCCTAAAGAGCTGCACATTCCACCCCAGAGCCATCACTGAACAAGAACTCCACACACTTTATTGTGTTGATATCAGACTTTAGAAAAAAACTTCCCGCACAACCCAAAATGAAACGATACATCTTTAACGACCTTGTCTTTGTAGTAGGCTACTCACCATGTAGAGAATTGAATCTGTCGCCCATCCCTTAAGCCATCATACCTCTGCTGTCAACACTGCTGGAAACTGGAAACTTGGAGAGACATTCCGGTAAGTCTCAGGGCAGACAGGACTTCCTGTTCTGATAGAAAAAATGTGATTACAGTTTGAAACCAGCACGGTTGAGAATTCCTTTGAGTGCTCAGATTGACGTGAAACCGAAACGGACAACAGAGCCGGCATGATCTGCTGGTGTCTTgatatcatagactgtatagtTGTATTCactgttatattatttacagtctatggttgacatGCTTTAGAACTCAAAAGTAGGTAAGAGGCCGTAGGTTTTTTGAAGACATTAACACGACTCTAAGTAAAATAATCATAAATTAACACTGATTTAGTATTatacgtttttttatttattttttagctctTTTGTCTCATTGGTGTGGAGTCAATGGCCTgcttctgcagacaggggcgctgcttgtcaccaggcaaggcaggcaactgcttggttgcccccagaccagtaggggggccccagggggctgacaaactttggaccaaagcagcaacacaaaatgtgaaaatttttgcaatgacagtaggaaacctccatAAGGGGCTCCCATCTGACCGCATCccctctcgttgccctgctggTCAGAGGGCCCCTGAAATAACTTTTACCTATAGGGCCCCAACAAACCGTAGAATCGCCACTGGATGTGGATCCGCCTAACTCCAACTGTTAATACTCTCAGCCAGAGCTGGCCCGGACTCACCTGGTGCCCTAGGTAAGATTTTAGCTGGTGCCCCTTGTGATGCAACCAATTCTACCACCTTCATAGAGCTTTGCGTTTTACAgattgtctttatttaaaccTGATGTTTATCTGTACGGTCAGTGTCCCTCACTTCTGATAACTGGTCTGCCCTCCTCCCCCACAATGAGCAGGTAGCGTGCAGCGGTGTTGGTATGTGTCAGGTTGAGCAGGGGACTTTTTAAATAGGTGATGTAGTGATGCTTTCTTCACTTCTTTTGTTATATTACTGAATACTAGAATAAAAATTACATTAGATAAACTAACATTTAGTGATCGTGAAATacatgtttccttctttttttcattattatcttcaacttttcttcctcactcatTTCAAATGCCAGGACGGCcggtttctctctgtgttgtaagacttatgcagactacaaacaaaggactggatgggttgatttcacattttgtgggtcagtagtcactcaggttacccaaatatatgttcaaaaacactgtagaagtggatttttcacaatatgtcccctttaagaatAATCTAATAGCTGCTCGACCCAGCTGCTATAAGCAACATTATAGGTCCTCCCTGTTTCATCATCACTACCGTTGTTAATGTTTATAATAGAATGACATATCTATTATCATACGTTGATGTTACTATCTTTTTACCATTATTAATGACACATAgctttaaatcttaaaataaattataaattttgttctgtttgtatACTTCTCtttgcatctccctctatctcaCTTTCCAAGCCCGACACCGTTTCATCAGACGGCTGATCAACATGAGTCAGCTCCTGCTCTGAGGTTTCTGCACGAGGTTTAACGGCAGTATTTTCTTTCCACTGTGACCTTACTTAACGTTGCCTGACTGCTCATGTTGGCTTAATGTTGAGTCTCTGCAAATAATAACCTAAAGAGTACAGTCAAGACCTGCTCTTTAGTAAAGCGTCTTgtgataacatttgttttctgctatacaaataaagatcgataagacagaaataaaagtatAACCGTAGATTAACATGTAAGTGTTTAAAAGAATGATTGAATTGTTCAAAAATCAGCACATTTTTATAGATTAATTTCTGTACACTCTATGCTGCTGTCTCCCTTTTAACTCCATTCAGTTCTAATCAcacttatttaacatttagcacTTAAGACAGGCTTTAAAgctggaaaacaacaacacaaatatgaGTCCAGTTCTCATAACAAAGCGTTTCTATTCTTGGTGTAAGCTGCTTATCCACGGAGAAAAAAGACTTCAGAtccttaaaaagtaaaaagaacaataaaaaaaaaatctgccaagTGTACTGTTtgtataaaaagtataaaaacaactTGTGCAGCACCAGTCCCTTTAATCCTTTAATATGGATATCTAAATATTGGTGGATTAGAATGAATTATTTCAGGGCTGTGGCAGGTCAAGGATTAACTGCATCAGGCTGCTTTGGGTGATTACAGCATTGCATCAAATTACATGAGATTAAAGTTTCATAACAAATTATAAACTTGCAGATTAATTGTTATATGACCAATGAGGTGCAGAATTAAGCTCAGTTATTGACTTTTAAGTGTTATGGAGTAAACGAAAGTACCATATTTTAAATGGTACTGATACAGGAGTAAGTGTAGTCCTGCTTTATTTACATTCCAACACTGGTTCTGGCTCTCTCGGTGATTTTCTCcttaacagaaaaacagatgtgTGCTTTTCAGACCCTCTTTAACAGGTCGTGCAGTAAACAAGTAGTTCTATAGACCCGTTATTCAtggtctctgtgtgtcctctgtccAGGAATTCAGCTCTTATAAAACATAACATATCGCTTTGCCTCTCACATTTTGAGCGCAGCAAACTGTAATATGGTGCCGGATTCTATGTTTTTTAGAAATTAGACATCCGGGGGGAAAGAAATGGTCCTACCGtaaactgcagagagagacagggagatgCTCCGGGAAACTTCTGTGTCTTCAGGAAGTTTGAGCTCTTAGCGACGTGGCAACAGCGTCAAGTTACAAGAACAGGAACAATGTGGACGGAGTTTGGACGCCAGAGGTCGACAGATGTGTTTtcacaggagaggaaaaagtCCGACACCACTGCAGTCCAGTTcagtttgaccagtgtgagtgctctgctcgattggaagaggtgtgcttcacgGTACAGGTCatgcacggacacacacacgcacgcaggtACACAACTTTGACAGCCTTTATTCTGGAGGAATCCCGGAGTGTTCTGGCTGTGTAGTGACTATCTAATGTCCACATTTCTTATATTGCTTTTAGTCACTTGCATATAGGTGTATGGAAAGTTCTTGACgcgtaaaaaataaacaaatgtccaaaattaAAGTACTTTCTGATGTTCCAGTTTATTGTCACATAAACCgtgatgatgatatgatgagTTGTTATTTCCGAGATTATACTGTTGTCGTTCTTTTCTTATCTTAAATAGCCGACTTGCGTTATCCTGTGTTACGGTGTGTTACGGTAAGAACCGTATGTTCCCACCACCTATGCCCCCGtttcctgttcacctgtgacaTAGGCTATATACACTCAACCAACCACCTGACCAATTAACCCAAATGATCAATTATCACCACCTAGTGTCCAAATTgagtacataaataaacatacaaacaaaagccattgaaataaaacacataaatacacacacacactaaattggCTCCTACAgactgtatctgactaaaatgactcaaaataagacacaaagtagctgtcatgttctccgTTCTTTGTTTAACTctagaatttcaaaataaaatgtttatgacttaaataaaaagaaaatgtttctataaataaaatTGACCACGTGTTGGTTACTGTACTCATGTGTAAATATTATGTAGCCTACTCGCAAGTTGcaggaaaatatatttattcacTGTTAGAAATCTAAACCTCACAA
The Labrus mixtus chromosome 7, fLabMix1.1, whole genome shotgun sequence DNA segment above includes these coding regions:
- the slc2a10 gene encoding solute carrier family 2, facilitated glucose transporter member 10 produces the protein MGRAILLLASAVSTLGGLVFGYELGIISGALLQLKADFGLSCVQQEVLVSSLLVGALLASIVGGCLIDHQGRRKSIIFSNILILTGSLILLISSYPALVVGRITVGFAMCISSMSCCIFVSEMVTPDHRGFLVTLYEAGVTVGILAAYAMNYILSDLTRGWKWMFGLAVVPTFIQLVCVLFLPSNTNKSLSQRECSQAERNLIGDGENQESPEDSTVVENKNIQSSSWYFFQREDNMRTRTVIGLGLVLFQQFTGQPNVLLYASTIFHSVGFHSDASALLASVGLGLVKVVATLTSMVFSDRVGRRPLLISGCSVMALCMITIGLLGGQSAMDAQTPCNSTNFNVNNTDLPHLTVFNQSVTETPFKENQRLLYNKTQTEDEILHQFGQNSTNTSLESSPSVHNHVVNWIILFCLMAVVSAYAVGFGPMTWLLLSEIFPAAIRGRAFAFTNCFNWAANLLVTFTFLNFIDWIGLSGMFFLYGVIAVAAAAFFHFMLPETKGKTLEEIDEELRSNRFYHNDECCVIRNRTAKYQRVQFQVSSSG